The Pieris rapae chromosome 8, ilPieRapa1.1, whole genome shotgun sequence genomic interval GGCTTAAATTAAGTCATTGAATGATCACAatcaattacttttaaaatctaaatcacattacaaaaataaactaactcaaaataattcttctcaaaaattaacaataccaTAATTACTCATATAATCAGTCATAAATCCTTTTGAATTATCACAATCAGTTATCTTATATCTAAGTAATAAAGATGTTACTAATCAATGTTTGCTAAATTTTTGTGGTATTCTTCGAAACAAGAGGGGCATAGAGGGGGTTTATCTATGCACCCTTTACAACGATAGCTAGTctcttttctaatattttttttattacagactTTGCACTTCAGGAAGGCAAACTTCTTTTTTGTTCCAGGTCTAGATGGCATTTGCTCCGGCCAGTGACCACTCATTATATTTTCAGGTTCAGTGGCGTTTCTGGGCTGAAAAGCAGTCGATGTACTAGATCTAAATCTCCTATTATCATAAATACTGCTTGTATTGATGATGTTTACTCCTCTCAGATTGCGATCACTAATACCAATCATTATCTTGATGAGTTCTTCACGGTAGTTTACGTAATGGTATGTCGCAgcattgtttttcttatattttttaaaaaggaaatatgCATTCCACACTGCAATATCCAAAAAGTGAAATAGAACTTTTTTATACCATCTAATGGTTTTCCGGGGGCACGAGTAGTAAGATACCATTTGATCAGAACGATCGATGCCAGACATGTGTCTGTTATAAAGTTCTACTTCTGCCGGTTTCAACCTGGTTTTGCCAAATCGGTTCCTCACTTCCACAATCGAAGGATGGATGTTAGTGGTAATCATTAGGACAGGCCGTTTATCCTTCCACTTTGACACATACACCTTGTTCTTACGTACCCATATGTGCTCACCTGTTTTCAGCTTCTTCTTTGTGATGTCTGTAGGATTTCCTTTACGATCTGACCGCAAAGTACCGGTGCAAtgagtttttaaatctatCAATTTCTGTGATAGATTTACAGAGTTGTAATAATTGTCCATGAATAGATGATGCCCGCGTAGTAAATATGGACGCATCAGTCTCATGACAACTTTTTCTGTCTTAGATTTAGACTCACCCATGTCCTGTTCTATGGTTTCTTTTCcagaatacatttttacatttaatacataGCCATCAGAAGTCGTGAGTTCAAAGAATTTTATCCCATAGCGGGCTTTTTTGGACTTGATATATTGACGGAAGTGTAAACGACCCCGAAATAGAAGTAACGACTCATCTAGAGACAGCTCTGCACCAGCGTTGTAAATTTTACGAAAGTTTACTGTCAACATATCTATGAACTTCACGATCTTATTTTCACCCTTTGAATCTAATTCCGATGCACATAGACAGCGCAAAATTTGTTCATATCTGCGTCCAGATAATATGTAGCTAAATATTGGATGATAATATAATGGATTGGATAATGAAAACACATTTCTTTGTTTAGGACATCTAACGTGAGCTTGGAGAAGGGTAAGTCCTAGAAAATTCATCATTTCCTCGCAGTTGGTTTCACGGTATACAGTTTTGCGGCTGTGTCTGGTATGGGGTCTATTAGTTTTACATAGAGCGTTCCCATAATTGTTGGTACAATTTACCagatattctataaaattttgagGAAATACGAGGTGAAAAAAGTCGATAACACAATTCATCCCATCAACGTCAATGGTTATACCACATTGAGAatgatcaaaattaaaatcggGTATTTCAGTAACCGTCTGAGACCAGGACTCCTCTATAACAGGCGTGTTTGACCTCCTAGTAGTCACGTTGATAGGGATTGGCTCTAAAAAAACATCTAGAGACACATTAGGATCTTGCTCCTCAACCACAGGCACTCCTGTTATCAATGGGACAGGTTCTTGTATTAGGTCTACAGATAAATCCAAACTTTGTGTAACCTCAATGTTCTGACGCTGTTCTTCAGGTTCAGGACATGGCGTtttgtcatcatcatcatcatgatCACTTGACGAAGAAGATCCAGACTCACCAGAGGATATAGCAGCTTGTTTCTGTCGCCTGCGTTTTAATTGAGTGGTCTGAATTTCGTCTTCAGAGCTACTGAAATCTGTGGCTATTGGTTGGTAGTCCAAGTCAGATCCATATTCCCCATCATCAGCAAACGGTTCTTGACTTGATTCAGGAGTAGACGCCGCATCAAACAGGTCCTGGAGTAATTTTTGTTCGCGTTCATACGAGTCCCAAGACGACATCTGCAAAAAATGTAACGGCTGATTCTGATACAACTAAATaggtttcaaatatatataagcaatGTAATTTAGTTGCTTAGATACGACACTAGACTTGAATAAGTACTTTGCaagcataaaataatatgaaaacgtAGAAAACAAATAGTACTTACCTTCTAAATAAAGATTGCGCGCGAAAACATGCAGAGACACGTAGACGCGTGCGCGGTGCACCATAGCGCGACACTACTCGACTCATCGTATACAATGGCGACGTCTAAGGACGTAGTGTGCGTGTAGAGGGGAttagaaaaatgtttatgtgTGCATGGAAGTACTTTCTTTAGGTGAGCTTATCATAATGTATTGTGCCAGTACGATGATCTTATTTGTACTTTTGGTGACGGTATAACATGCCGTGCCTTATGATAGTAAGAGAAATCGACCGTCGTATGGCGTACTGattttacgtaaataaaaatgtgaacGTCGACCGACGTACTGTCATATTGCTTTTTAGGCCGTGGCGCCTATGGGCGGTACTGTCCGTCAACGTGTTAAACATTATACTATAGATGTCTTGAATTTCCAGCTTGGATCACAGAAGGCTATTGCGTTTATGCAGCCAGAAGAAATTCAAGATGAATTATCGGACCTCCCAGATGACTTTTACGAATTAAGTATTGAGGAAGTAAGAAAAATTTACCATGATTTACAACAAAAACGAATGGAGTATGAAGAAACACCTCTATTAACAAGTAATAAACGAGACCAACTTGAGAAAGAGGTATATTATGGTGTATGTTGTAGtgcaaatgtaaaatttagtatttcattaattttttggcCATATTGTTGAATGGTTAAAGTTTGTGATTGATGGTTCACCAACTAGACCAATAAGAGTTAACTATGACTTCACATTACTTTTTGAGAGGTTTCATTGCGTGTACTAGGCAATCTATGAAAATTACGCAATAATCACGTATGATGGGCACTAGTACTAAATTATCGCCTGTAAATGTAAGTTGTACAATCTGGTTTGGGatgcatattaataatttattttttatacatttcagaTGTCTCAACAGAAATTAAATACGTATAAAAATGTCGTTGTACGAATACAGTTTCCAGACAATATGATACTGCAGGGTGTTTTTAGTCCAATGGACAcagtagaaaatattaataatttcgttAAAGAACACATTCACGATCCTAATCAACCATTTCAGATTTGTAAGTATTACCTCTTACATTTACTTGATAtcttcaaaacatttatttatgtaggtactCAAACATGACAAATGGACAAGGTAACAAACGAAACCTTCTCGGCTTTTTTCGATTGTGACGTATGTCTGGACCTCTTCAGGTTGTCCACCAtgtaatttttcatacatatttgaatGCTGGAGTGGaccctttttattttacacaccCTAAGTCGGTTACCCCATGAAACCTTTTACGATTTATGGAAGCTTTTAtatgcaaatatataaatcatgattggatttaattatactttgttTTAGTTACTACACCTCTTAAAGAAATACTGGACCCTAAAACTACTTTGTTAGATGCAAAATATGTGCCATGTGTTCATATGCATTTTAGGTGGCTAGAGGATTCAAACTCTAATGGATATTTAAAAGAggaaatttatcttaaacaaaCATCCAGCGATGCAGCCAGTATTCTAGCATCAAAGTACaggtaaaatgttttatacctATAGTAAttctatgttaaaaaataaatctgtgaacattttatatatataattagtgatcattaaaaaaattacagagcTCCAACCAGGAGGAAATTAGAAGAAACTCAAGGAAACTCAAAAAACGCGCAATCTAGATCCTCAACATCTAAAGAAAGCAAATTGCCGAAAtggtttaagaaataaaaaccttttttgttatatcttTGTACACTGTTAAtggctataaaataaaaccataaaatattgtatttcaaatggttttttaaataaacttttctaatttaacttattacaactatataatataatgataaattgtttaatttttattttttattctcctTAGCTGTAATTATTagcttaataataaactaaacaatattcaagTATCACTTTATGAATTGTTAAGAAATCagaaaacatatatacaaatcattataataCCGAGAACAAAGACAATGAGGTTTATGGAATTAATGAATTACTATTTAGGATAACATATTCTTGTATAttctatgatttaaaaatagactTTTCGTCATAACCTAATGTATGAAGGTAAATCTCCTAATTTACATCTTGTTGGTTTAATGTAATCACTTTTCTTCATATCTTCCTGTACTGCTTCCTTAAAGTATCTATCTTCCAGAGTTGTGTTTTCTTCAGAGCTTGTACTTGGTTTATCTGGTAAtagatcttttttatttttacttgatatatttttttttacttttaaacattctttaatgtttttagtaaATCGTGTTGCATTACGAGATGTCTTTGGTTTCACATGCTTGAATATGCAAGTCTCACCCTTCTCACAATAGCCCTTTAGAAAATCTTTACAAATTGAAGCTTGATCACCTAATTTCACATGAAGGTAGGGACAATTATCTTTAACACAAATAccatttaaatagaaataacatGTAGGCATTTTTTTCTTGGATATTTCATGTGAAAGTGTACAATTTTCATCATGGCAAACACCTTTCAAGAATTTTCTACACAATGATACCAGTTTTTTATCATGCACATAAGGACACTTGctgtttatatttcttaaacattTTCCATACTTACAAAATAGAGCACatggtatattatttatttttgacttgcCTTTAATATTCTctatttcagttttataatttgttttcttgGTATGGTCAAAAACTCCTCttactttttcttttgattttagGGTATATGATAGAtgctttttgattttaaaatcatggtgatttaaaattttagaactTGAAATAGTAATAGGTTTTGCTAAAGAATATTGTGTGCCTACCTTGCTCTTTATACtgtctaaattaataatgttatatttgctTACTTTTAAGTTTCTCTTTTTGACCAATGGTGACTGATCAGGATTTTTGCATTCTTTATGTCTTATTAATTGATACCTAGTCTTGGAGATAGGCAGTCGGTTACTTGGAACTGCTTTCAGCAATCCACAAGACTGAGTAATTTGAGGAGAATTTGTCTTATCAATCTTTTGTGAATATTGGTTTCGAACTAAAATATATCGCGATTTGGCAGTAAATTTTTCTTGTCTTATATCTGTATTGTTACACTTCACTGCAAGacaattcatttcatttatatgaCCCTGATGTGCAACTTGATTGCTAGGCTGAGCATTAGATTGTAAGAGATGATTTACATTGCtgtgttgtttatttatgtgtcCCTTTAAATTAAAGTGGGGGCCATTCAGAACTTGGTTGCTAAAACCTGTCTCtggaaaaaatttacaattgtaaTGGGGGTTGAGGTTCAATGTTGACAAATGCTTTACGGATGACTGTTGTTGAGAATCTCTAcatactgtatttttattcaatacattattAGTCTTCATAAAATTTGggttaacaaaaattttatttatgctatTTGACTGAGACTTAGATTCAAGgaaattttgattaatataaatttgctGGTTTCCTTTGTTTTGTCCTGGCTTATAATTTGGGTTTATATACacttttttgttgttaaactGTGAATCCATTTAGTCAAGATGAAActggtaatatttattacctagTTTACAATCtactttttgtatacaaaactTCTTGTAAACTTCTTTCTCCTGAGCCAGAATGGTATTTAATTCATcaatgtgttttaaaatagcatCCTTCAAATCCCCTTTCCACCACAAAATGCTCATATGAAATGATGGTtccttaaaacaaaaaaaaattacatatatacatataactatttactttaaataacaaactaaCTTACTTTATAAAAGGTTGGTAAGTTGTAGTCTTCAAGTACATTATCCACTTTTTCAACAATTCTGAGCAAAAATTTTCTACTCAAATGATCAGCCTTCAAAGCAACAAATGTACGAGTTTTTTCTTCATTGGTGTACACCTCTATAGTATCAAACCCCAATTCAAAACTgcaacataaattaaatattcaacagcACTAATTAGTTAgcctaatttaatttacaataaatctataaaacttacattaacaattaatattagaaaaaacttACGTTTCTATTCCGCTAATAATCTCTTGCAAGGATGTTGTAAATGATGTTATTAGATGATACTTTAGCACAACAGTTTTTGTCACACTTATGTGTAAATTATCACATGGATAGCATGTTTCATCAatggttttaaaaacaaattttattttacacagcAAGTCAAGTATGGCACTCTCATCAGGACctgaaatttttcaatttctataCAATCTATAAATGTGTGCTCAGACAGGAATAGTGTCAAACAAGCTTGTGACTGGAGTATTGCAAGATCAGGAGGGAGAGAATGggagaaaagaaaacaatgatGCATTTTTGTGCATGCAAGTGATTGGTAAATTGTCTAATCAGACAAAGAACTTTGAATGGGTTACCTGTTTTgctcaaattaaatatgttattagttTTGTTGAATGTCTgcaaaattctttaataaaagattGTCAAATTCTTTGGTGGAATTGGATATTATGTTCTTTtcttaaaagatttaattgtGATGTAACAAAATGTTGTCAGCTGTTTttgatttagttaaaaaaatgagCAGATAATGTCAtcacaaatgtattaaaaattagacttacattttatatatactaaagtAGCCCAATTACCTCTTATATGAGGAAATGTTCGTAGGCGACCATGGTGTTGCCGTGGATCATCACAATAAGAATCTGGAGGACACACAGTTACCTTAGTCAGATTCGGGACTGGTAACTTagatctgtaaaaaaaaattagaaaacttGAAAgggaaatatattaattgacaataaatttaaagttctgtttatttctgttaaaaGTTGTACACGATTGTGTGTTCCGATTCTAAAAGGAGAAACTTCTTACTTTTCTTTCACAGTGATCCTACTTTCCTCCGTTTCACTTTCTTCAGAATCTCCGTAATCACACAAGTAAGATAATCCAgacatttaacattaaagGGGATCGTTTTCAATAAACAGTTAACAGTATTCAGGCTATTGGGAATGGGATAAATTCTAAGTACCTCTGACCTATGTACAAAATGTAGGAACTAGAAACTGAAGTCTGAATTCTGAAACCTTAGAGAGACTGACAgagtatagaatataatatgtataccaTAGTCCGTCtacgataattttaaatttattgaaccGATAATATTTTCGAaatctaaatttgtatgaaaatggcaGCTAGTGTCGACAGTTGGTACCAACTActagctgtcattttcatacaaatttagttttcgactttctacatacactactttTACGCTGTCTTGACTAGACCCCCAGACGAAAATGAAGTCAaagagttattttattattttttttgagtaTTAAATCTAATCAAAAAACTTCAACACTATGGTATTGGCGCAAAAGCCCTTAATCTTATGCGATCATACCTAAACGATAGATTTCAAAAGGTACATAAATGTAAATGGAGCTCTTTCACAGGGATCGTCTGTTACTATGGGTGTACCGCAAGGCACCATAATTGATTCCTTCTTATTCCTCGTCTATATAAATTTCCTACCATGTCTTGTAAAGGAGCTTCACGAGATGTATTGTTTGCTGACGACACTtcgcttttatttaaagtgaaccgacttcgaatttcatgacgtatagcgctatctgacagtcgtgaaacgcaaaaattattatcattattattgcgtatttttttataaaaacacctaCCTTGAGTAGTGAGTACCTTGTCTGATTATAACGAGATAAGTTGAGCGTTGTAATAGACTATCTAAGCTAACCACTTTAGTTGGACATTGAACTCTACAAgtgtatatataagattatttaataattatttccaagCTAGGTACTTAGTATTTTAGAAACATAGGATGCTTCtaagaaacatatttattaagaaaatgcCTCTAATATTAGCTCAGcatgtaaatacaaaaagttttcataGTTCAAGATTAAAAGGAAAAGTTGCCATTATTACAGCCTCAACAGATGGGTAagttatagatttttatatctaaaacagtatttaaaaaaatgcagttACAAATAATGCATTTTCCCCAGAATTGGATATGCCATAGCCAAACGTCTTGGAAATGAAGGTGcttcaattataattagtagCCGGAAGGaggaaaatgtaaaaaaagcaACAGAAGAACTTCGCAGAGATGGTATTGAAGTTGAAGGTGTGGTTTGCCATGTTGGAAATGAGGATCaaagaaaacaattgtttGAAACGGTCTGCTTATTACTTTTAGTAATTAAGGAATtagaaagtttttaattaaaaagtttgcaATTTAAAAACCTCTTAGTtccttgaatatttttttttaatgtttgtacaaTTAACATtgggtaatttttattttatattcaggcTAAAAGCAAGTTTGGTGGACTAGATATTTTGGTATCAAATGCAGCAGTGAACCCCTCTGTGGCTGATACATTAGAGGTAACATTAACTGCTTTAGTATTAGCCAACAAAGAtctacagaaaataaaaaaatatatacttaagcaacattaaaatataagcaaattaaaataataacattaattttgttgttaatattttaaaaaatcttaatgtctaaattttaatatttaaaggcaCTCTATAGTTATAATTTCCCTGTCTTATGgaaatttactattataaatattagatGTAAGCCTACCAACTACCtatatcttgtatatatatgaacttgtatattttgtgttttagaCTGAAGAGAAGGCATGggacaaaatatttgaaataaatgtaaagtgtTCTTGGTTATTAGCAAAAGAAGCTTACCCAGAATTGATTAAACGAGGTGGAGGCAGCATTGTTTTCATATCATCAATTGCTGCTTATCAACCTATGCAGGTATGTACACTAATAATATGCAATTTTGTGTAGAGACCTCTGAAACTtgactaattttaaaaattgtatgtagtTAAGTTAGTATTatcagaattttttaaatttagaaacttGGGTCATACCACAGGTTATTATAAATGCTAATAGgcatgttaaaatttatattttactccATTAATGgataaagttttattcaaGGAAATCTATTTTGTCactaatagaaaaatattcttttagcCTTTAGGTGTGTACAGTGTAAGTAAAACAGCTCTGGTAGGACTTACAAAAGCAATTGCTAATGAAGTCGTAAGGGAAAATATTAGAGTAAATTGTGTGGCACCAGGAATAGTTGCTACAAAATTTGCATCTGCAGTgagtacatttaattattatacagctatgctaataatattttttatctagtATGCAATTTTACACTTTTTCAAGACTTAGCTATTAAAATGAcaaataaggaaaataattttgattacagATAACATCAACAGACTTAGGAAAAGAAACATCTTTGTCAATAGTACCAATGAAAAGATTTGGAAAACCTGATGAAATAGCTGGTGCTGTTGCCTACTTGGTCTCCGATGATGCTACTTATATGACAGGAGAAACCCTTGTTGTTGCTGGTGGTACTCATTGCagattataattcaaattaaattataaggatagaatattttattttcataaaactatatttttatataaggggatatttttattcatcatcatcagaatctaataaatctgttttattaatacctattgttttaagtatattacTTGATGGTCCAGACAATCCTTCTTCTTTTATGCtttgtattaagttatttttaactgtatgATGGTCTGATTTAGGCAAATATGACAAAACAGAACACAGTTCTCTATCAACTTGTTGACTCACTTCATCATCCATGTCACAATAGTCACTATCATCACTTAGTTCCATAGTGTCATTTGatgttacaatatttaaatatttttccaaacattttgtaaattggTCAGGatcaaattctattttattatcttcagAATGatcaagatttttttcaattcctTCAAAATCCGAAGTCTTCTTCAAAAAGTTTGTTAAAGCTGATGTAATGTTTTGAGCtgaattaatagttttatcttTGTCTGTAGAATTAGCACCAAATTTACTTGTTAATACATCATCTAATTGATCAGGAGAGATGTTTAACCAATTATCATCATCTTCAGTAAGTTCAAAATCACCCAGTAGAAGCTGCTGTTTTATACTATGAAAAGATTCTTCTGTtttcattttacatatttcacTATAAATCTGTTTATTAATTGGACATTCCATCGTGAGGAAATTTGTTTTAGCCTTCTCCAAAAGTTTGTTATACTCTTGAGAACCTTCAATGTTATTTCTAAAGTACCccaaattttttaaaccatttaga includes:
- the LOC110992104 gene encoding uncharacterized protein LOC110992104, with translation MDSQFNNKKVYINPNYKPGQNKGNQQIYINQNFLESKSQSNSINKIFVNPNFMKTNNVLNKNTVCRDSQQQSSVKHLSTLNLNPHYNCKFFPETGFSNQVLNGPHFNLKGHINKQHSNVNHLLQSNAQPSNQVAHQGHINEMNCLAVKCNNTDIRQEKFTAKSRYILVRNQYSQKIDKTNSPQITQSCGLLKAVPSNRLPISKTRYQLIRHKECKNPDQSPLVKKRNLKVSKYNIINLDSIKSKVGTQYSLAKPITISSSKILNHHDFKIKKHLSYTLKSKEKVRGVFDHTKKTNYKTEIENIKGKSKINNIPCALFCKYGKCLRNINSKCPYVHDKKLVSLCRKFLKGVCHDENCTLSHEISKKKMPTCYFYLNGICVKDNCPYLHVKLGDQASICKDFLKGYCEKGETCIFKHVKPKTSRNATRFTKNIKECLKVKKNISSKNKKDLLPDKPSTSSEENTTLEDRYFKEAVQEDMKKSDYIKPTRCKLGDLPSYIRL
- the LOC110992105 gene encoding U6 snRNA phosphodiesterase isoform X1, with product MSGLSYLCDYGDSEESETEESRITVKEKSKLPVPNLTKVTVCPPDSYCDDPRQHHGRLRTFPHIRGNWATLVYIKCPDESAILDLLCKIKFVFKTIDETCYPCDNLHISVTKTVVLKYHLITSFTTSLQEIISGIETFELGFDTIEVYTNEEKTRTFVALKADHLSRKFLLRIVEKVDNVLEDYNLPTFYKEPSFHMSILWWKGDLKDAILKHIDELNTILAQEKEVYKKFCIQKVDCKLGNKYYQFHLD
- the LOC110992105 gene encoding U6 snRNA phosphodiesterase isoform X2; this encodes MSGLSYLCDYGDSEESETEESRITVKEKSKLPVPNLTKVTVCPPDSYCDDPRQHHGRLRTFPHIRGPDESAILDLLCKIKFVFKTIDETCYPCDNLHISVTKTVVLKYHLITSFTTSLQEIISGIETFELGFDTIEVYTNEEKTRTFVALKADHLSRKFLLRIVEKVDNVLEDYNLPTFYKEPSFHMSILWWKGDLKDAILKHIDELNTILAQEKEVYKKFCIQKVDCKLGNKYYQFHLD
- the LOC110992122 gene encoding dehydrogenase/reductase SDR family member 4, whose protein sequence is MLLRNIFIKKMPLILAQHVNTKSFHSSRLKGKVAIITASTDGIGYAIAKRLGNEGASIIISSRKEENVKKATEELRRDGIEVEGVVCHVGNEDQRKQLFETAKSKFGGLDILVSNAAVNPSVADTLETEEKAWDKIFEINVKCSWLLAKEAYPELIKRGGGSIVFISSIAAYQPMQPLGVYSVSKTALVGLTKAIANEVVRENIRVNCVAPGIVATKFASAITSTDLGKETSLSIVPMKRFGKPDEIAGAVAYLVSDDATYMTGETLVVAGGTHCRL